A region of the Emcibacteraceae bacterium genome:
AACAGCAACAGTCAGACCAGTTTGCCAATGAAAACTGCCTGCAGGTTCGTGAATATACCACAACTATTCAGATCGGCGGCAAGGACGTCCCCGCATATGGCAATGCCTGTCTGATGCCGGATGGCAGCTGGAAATTCGGTGACCCGGTCGCGGAACCAAGTTTTTAAGCAAGACGATTAAATAGAACCCGAAAAGAGAAAATACCCGCACCCCGCGGGTATTTTTTTGTTTCTTTAAACTGTATTTTGATGACCTCTCTCGATTCCAGGCAATCATCCAATTGGATCAGATATTATTATAAATCAGATATTATTGTAAATTACTGGCATTTTGCCTTGCCATTTTTTCCAAAGACCACCATTTATGATAAGATCAGCCATCAAGTGGCCTACATTAATTCGACTGGTCTTCCCCCCACCAAAGATTGCACTTCTGGTAGGTGAAGGGTGAATATTATAGTCGCTGACTTCTAGTTCATCGATTAAAAGTGCAGGACGCACCACCACCCATTCTATTCTGTCGTCTTTTTGTCCAATTTGCGTGCGCAGATAATCAGCTGCTTTTTCGTTATCCCTATGAGGCGGAAGAAGTAATCGAATAAGTCCAATAACACATCTTTCAGCAAAGGAAATCTGCTCATTAAGGTCCCTGTTTCTGTTACCAGTCGTATTCATAAGAATAAATTTAACTGGTTTAACCGGGTTATTAACCCTGATTGCGTCACAAAGTCGTCGTGTTGCTTCTGTTACCAGTTCGCGCGGTGCGCCAAATATACCAGAAAAGCTCAAATTGTGGCCCAGGCATGAGACCACGGCATCATATCCATGAACAAGATTTGCCATTTCCTGGGTATCAAGGTTAAGAATACTTTCATAAACAACCGTCAGGTTTTTATGATTTTCCAATTTCCTGGATAAATTAGTATTCGACCGAACCAACACTTTCACTTCATGGTCGCGTTTAAGTAATTGAGCGACCAGTAATCGGCCTGTTGCGCCGCTTGCACCTGCTATAAAAATTTTCATTTTATTCCTTTCAATCAACAATTGGCCTTATATAACCATGCATTTTTTCTAAATAAATTGCCTATATATGCATTTCTGCTATACATATTTGTATGGATTGGAAATCAGTAAAATTTGATTGGAACAGAGCGCGTGCCTTTTTAGTAACCGTCGAGGAAGGGTCTTTATCTGCTGCGGCTAGGGCTCTTGGTATGACACAGCCTACTCTTGGCCGTCAGGTTTCAGCATTGGAAGAAGAGCTTGGTGTTGTGCTTTTTGAACACGTCGGCAATGGGTTGATTTTAACCCCCAACGGATTAGAGCTTGTTGATCATGTCCGCGCTATGGGGGACGCTGCCAGCCGTGTCTCGCTTTCTGCAGCGGGCAAGTCACAATCTATCGAAGGGTCGGTTTGCATCTCTGCGAGTGAAGTCGATGCTACTTTTCGATTACCCGCCTTCATTGCCAAACTCCGCAATCAAGAGCCCGGTATAGATATAGAAATCGTTGTGTCCAACGATGCAAGTGATTTGCGACGTCGTGAAGCCGATATCGCGATCCGAACTTTTCACCCTGAACATCCTGATCTCATCGCCAAAAAAATCAGGGAAATTAATATCCGTCTCTATGCAAGTCCAGGCTATATAAACAGCATTGGAAACCCGGACTCCGTGAGCGGTCTTTCGCAAGCTGATTTTATTGGGTTTGATCGAAGCGACACCGTCTTGAATATTCTGAATGGTTTTGGATCGAATTTAACCCAAAGAAATTTTCCAATCATAACCAAGTTTCTGCTGATGCAATATGAGCTTGTTAAAAAAGGTATGGGGATTGCCCTTTTTCCAGAAGATATAGGTGATGCAGACCCTCAAATTGAAAGGGTTATTCCAGTCCTTGAGCCTATCGCCATTTTACCACTTTGGCTTGTCTCTCACCGTGAGCTTCGAACCAGTAAGCGTATTCGGG
Encoded here:
- a CDS encoding NAD(P)-binding oxidoreductase translates to MKIFIAGASGATGRLLVAQLLKRDHEVKVLVRSNTNLSRKLENHKNLTVVYESILNLDTQEMANLVHGYDAVVSCLGHNLSFSGIFGAPRELVTEATRRLCDAIRVNNPVKPVKFILMNTTGNRNRDLNEQISFAERCVIGLIRLLLPPHRDNEKAADYLRTQIGQKDDRIEWVVVRPALLIDELEVSDYNIHPSPTRSAIFGGGKTSRINVGHLMADLIINGGLWKKWQGKMPVIYNNI
- a CDS encoding LysR family transcriptional regulator, which produces MDWKSVKFDWNRARAFLVTVEEGSLSAAARALGMTQPTLGRQVSALEEELGVVLFEHVGNGLILTPNGLELVDHVRAMGDAASRVSLSAAGKSQSIEGSVCISASEVDATFRLPAFIAKLRNQEPGIDIEIVVSNDASDLRRREADIAIRTFHPEHPDLIAKKIREINIRLYASPGYINSIGNPDSVSGLSQADFIGFDRSDTVLNILNGFGSNLTQRNFPIITKFLLMQYELVKKGMGIALFPEDIGDADPQIERVIPVLEPIAILPLWLVSHRELRTSKRIRVVYDLLQEELTKF